From one Microbacterium aurum genomic stretch:
- a CDS encoding O-antigen ligase family protein, whose translation MAVHTKHPVAAPPSAPIREKTGHILLRGWCIFVITAAIAGTSWLMAFGTVGAGVVAFGSGIVSIVLWLVLRPEVQWRRLPWFAVLYVVWAVASLLWTAYPSATTLTLLLLLTTTVQAMFVGSVLTWRELVRAIASALKWILALSLLLELWVSLFWHGPMLPGFVRPDPSTRYDPIVYWVRDNLFDGGRLQGLFGNANPLAYAALLGMIVFAIRFASRAPRRSLLVAWFALAAFLFVRAGSATAWLAAVAVVVVLTTALLMRTTRRAGERTRYYVAYAVVGIGGLTALWLLRERIFSVLGRSSDLTGREGIWEVVAQKAAERPVIGWGFSTPWVPSDPFFDGWITDHGETVMQAHNMWLDVYFQLGIIGLVLVALTFLAYVWRSWFFAVDRPRWDLVADRPYSAVTLLPTLVAAILLVQGLAESGPLLGWGWFFVIMLAFKIKQAPLVGRGPSEQRLVGEQGELARMAR comes from the coding sequence ATGGCCGTCCACACGAAGCATCCCGTCGCGGCGCCGCCGTCCGCGCCGATCCGGGAGAAGACGGGCCACATCCTGTTGCGCGGCTGGTGCATCTTCGTCATCACCGCAGCGATCGCGGGCACCTCCTGGTTGATGGCGTTCGGCACCGTCGGCGCGGGCGTCGTCGCGTTCGGCTCGGGGATCGTCTCGATCGTCCTGTGGCTGGTGCTGCGCCCCGAGGTGCAGTGGCGGCGCCTGCCGTGGTTCGCGGTGCTGTACGTCGTGTGGGCGGTCGCATCGCTGCTGTGGACGGCGTATCCGTCGGCGACGACGCTGACGCTGCTGCTGCTTCTCACGACGACCGTGCAGGCGATGTTCGTGGGGTCGGTGCTGACCTGGCGCGAACTCGTGCGGGCGATCGCGTCGGCGCTGAAGTGGATCCTCGCCCTGTCGCTCCTGCTCGAGCTGTGGGTGTCGCTCTTCTGGCACGGCCCGATGCTGCCGGGGTTCGTCCGACCCGACCCCAGCACCCGGTACGACCCGATCGTGTACTGGGTGCGCGACAACCTGTTCGACGGCGGACGGCTGCAGGGGCTGTTCGGCAACGCCAACCCGCTCGCCTATGCGGCGTTGCTCGGCATGATCGTCTTCGCCATCCGGTTCGCGTCGCGGGCCCCCAGGCGGAGCCTCCTCGTGGCGTGGTTCGCGCTGGCGGCGTTCCTGTTCGTGCGGGCGGGATCGGCGACGGCGTGGCTGGCCGCGGTGGCGGTCGTCGTCGTGCTCACCACGGCGCTGCTCATGCGGACGACCCGGCGCGCCGGCGAGCGCACCCGGTATTACGTGGCATATGCCGTCGTCGGCATCGGTGGGCTCACGGCCCTGTGGCTGCTGCGCGAGCGCATCTTCTCGGTGCTGGGGCGGTCGTCCGACCTCACCGGGCGGGAGGGGATCTGGGAGGTCGTCGCGCAGAAGGCGGCCGAGCGCCCGGTGATCGGCTGGGGCTTCTCCACACCGTGGGTGCCGAGCGATCCGTTCTTCGACGGCTGGATCACCGACCACGGCGAGACCGTCATGCAGGCGCACAACATGTGGCTGGACGTGTACTTCCAGCTGGGGATCATCGGGCTGGTCCTGGTCGCGCTGACGTTCCTGGCGTACGTCTGGCGGTCGTGGTTCTTCGCCGTGGACCGGCCCCGGTGGGACCTCGTGGCCGACCGGCCGTACTCGGCGGTGACGCTGCTGCCGACGCTCGTCGCGGCGATTCTGCTCGTGCAGGGGCTCGCCGAGTCGGGGCCGCTGCTCGGGTGGGGCTGGTTCTTCGTCATCATGCTGGCGTTCAAGATCAAGCAGGCGCCGCTCGTCGGTCGCGGACCGTCCGAGCAGCGCCTGGTCGGCGAGCAGGGCGAGCTCGCACGGATGGCGCGATGA
- a CDS encoding O-antigen ligase family protein — MTADAAGTGPRDAGRGRDASGAVRRLLGSADFARAFTLTTFAALVGSHLIERLAGIVTLRAVVAGLCVFALGILWARREEISLLRLVPTTLLLLVAWAFASVFWSSDPFTSLGRWTAMAAVALLAVTIGHIRDTLQTVRALGDVLRAALGLSLGLEVLSGILLDVPLKFLGIQGNIAALGPIQGIFGTRNMLGIITVVAMITFAVEMRTQSVRPGTAAASLTLAAALGLLSASPTVLVLAVAVGTATAVLMLVRAVPAERRRAVQWSLAAVVAAASVAGYVQRARILDALGATDDLSMRTRLWSLAGFYTSKRPVQGWGWFGPWEVDEQPFFTINQLLGQHHTTALNAYVDVLLQLGWAGLLLLCALGGVALVRSWMTASQRRSIVYAWTPLMLVALAVTSVFESVALFGVGWMLLCLCAVRAGQSRSWRARLTGDVPTGSFSLPR; from the coding sequence ATGACGGCGGATGCCGCCGGCACCGGCCCCCGCGACGCCGGTCGCGGCCGCGACGCGAGCGGTGCGGTGCGGCGGCTCTTGGGGTCGGCCGATTTCGCGCGAGCGTTCACGCTGACGACGTTCGCGGCGCTCGTGGGGTCGCACCTGATCGAACGGCTGGCGGGGATCGTGACGCTGCGCGCGGTCGTGGCGGGACTGTGCGTGTTCGCCCTCGGCATCCTCTGGGCGCGGCGTGAGGAGATCTCGCTGCTGCGCCTCGTGCCGACGACGCTGCTGCTGCTGGTGGCGTGGGCGTTCGCGAGCGTGTTCTGGAGCTCCGACCCGTTCACGAGCCTCGGGCGGTGGACCGCGATGGCGGCGGTGGCGCTGCTGGCGGTGACGATCGGGCATATCCGCGACACGCTGCAGACGGTGCGGGCGCTCGGCGATGTGCTCCGCGCCGCGCTGGGGCTCTCACTCGGGCTCGAGGTGCTCTCCGGCATTCTGCTGGACGTGCCGCTGAAGTTCCTCGGGATCCAGGGGAACATCGCGGCGCTCGGCCCCATCCAGGGGATCTTCGGCACCCGCAACATGCTGGGGATCATCACGGTGGTCGCGATGATCACCTTCGCGGTGGAGATGCGCACGCAGTCGGTGCGGCCGGGGACGGCGGCCGCGTCGCTGACGCTGGCGGCCGCGCTCGGTCTGCTGTCGGCGTCGCCGACCGTCCTCGTGCTCGCGGTGGCGGTGGGCACGGCGACGGCGGTGCTCATGCTGGTGCGCGCCGTGCCGGCGGAGCGACGCCGCGCGGTGCAGTGGTCGCTCGCGGCGGTGGTGGCCGCGGCATCCGTCGCGGGGTACGTGCAGCGCGCGCGGATCCTCGACGCGCTCGGAGCGACCGACGACCTGTCGATGCGGACGCGACTGTGGTCGCTGGCGGGGTTCTACACGTCGAAGCGGCCGGTGCAGGGCTGGGGCTGGTTCGGGCCGTGGGAGGTCGACGAGCAGCCGTTCTTCACGATCAATCAGCTGCTGGGGCAGCATCACACGACGGCGCTGAACGCCTACGTCGACGTGCTGCTGCAGCTGGGGTGGGCGGGCCTGCTGCTGCTGTGCGCGCTCGGGGGCGTGGCGCTTGTGCGGTCGTGGATGACCGCGAGCCAGCGGCGCTCGATCGTCTATGCGTGGACGCCGCTGATGCTCGTGGCGCTCGCGGTGACGAGCGTGTTCGAGTCGGTCGCGTTGTTCGGGGTGGGGTGGATGCTGCTGTGCCTGTGCGCGGTGCGGGCCGGGCAGTCGCGGTCGTGGCGCGCCCGGCTGACCGGCGATGTCCCGACGGGGTCGTTCTCGCTGCCGCGGTAG
- a CDS encoding CopG family transcriptional regulator translates to MRRTNIYLEERQTRALDRLADAEGTSRAEIIRRLIDRALDTGADRRNLLLAAIDASAGAAPELSVPARAGSEREQWLERLRQDTV, encoded by the coding sequence ATGCGGCGCACGAACATCTACCTGGAGGAGCGCCAGACCCGCGCTCTCGACAGGCTCGCCGACGCAGAGGGGACGTCGAGGGCGGAGATCATCCGTCGACTCATCGACCGTGCGCTCGACACAGGCGCGGATCGGCGAAACCTTCTCCTCGCGGCCATCGACGCGTCGGCGGGTGCGGCCCCGGAGCTGTCTGTGCCCGCACGCGCAGGGAGCGAGCGCGAGCAGTGGCTCGAGCGACTGCGACAGGACACCGTGTGA
- a CDS encoding type II toxin-antitoxin system VapC family toxin: MIIVDTDVLIAHLRGSTSAHAWLRRVAADEDLAISVATVAEIMGGMRSAERTAVRALLSALPAIPVSEVIAARAGDLQREFRRSHQGISLGDYLIAGTADTVGATVATLNTRHFPMFEGLQPPFRP, encoded by the coding sequence GTGATCATCGTCGACACCGACGTGCTCATCGCCCATCTCCGAGGCTCCACAAGCGCTCACGCGTGGCTCCGGCGTGTTGCTGCCGATGAGGATCTCGCGATCAGCGTCGCGACCGTCGCGGAGATCATGGGCGGCATGCGCTCGGCTGAGCGCACAGCCGTGCGCGCGCTGCTGTCAGCGCTGCCCGCGATACCGGTGAGCGAGGTCATCGCGGCGCGCGCTGGCGATCTGCAGCGGGAGTTCCGACGCAGCCACCAAGGCATCTCCCTGGGCGACTATCTGATCGCAGGGACGGCAGACACGGTCGGAGCGACGGTGGCGACACTGAACACCAGACACTTCCCGATGTTCGAGGGCCTCCAGCCGCCGTTTCGCCCCTGA
- a CDS encoding glycosyltransferase family 2 protein, with protein MTLTSSRPDAAQNEQFAPSSATITIVTFNRSGLLTRLLTSIAAMDPKPGHVVIIDNASTDDTTDVVESFRDSIGTEIVYRRLDTNTGGSGGFSEGMRVAYELGSTWIWLMDDDVEVVPDGLAKMGKWAPRFRSIQGRRYDFDGSEFYWQYRVAERLGIPIPFAPSGFDESGYKEMNSGCFEGMFIHRDVVGQIGLPDPRFFIYWDDQTYGWLASRVTTSVIVDEFVLRRTREIKQWDMGIRHMNASSDAYRYYIMRNRAHIKQYYRALGVYHPVSFALGTALTFGKEVIRLLFVERKARGMSNLFRGLRDGGTIARDRDWKPMPALVPAGT; from the coding sequence ATGACACTCACTTCTTCGCGCCCCGACGCGGCTCAGAACGAGCAGTTTGCGCCGTCGAGCGCGACGATCACGATCGTCACCTTCAACCGTTCCGGGCTGTTGACGCGCCTTCTGACGAGCATCGCGGCGATGGATCCGAAGCCCGGGCATGTCGTCATCATCGACAACGCGTCGACCGACGACACGACCGACGTCGTGGAGTCGTTCCGCGATTCGATCGGCACCGAGATCGTCTACCGGCGTCTCGACACGAACACCGGCGGGTCGGGCGGCTTCAGCGAGGGGATGCGGGTCGCGTACGAGCTGGGCTCGACGTGGATCTGGCTGATGGACGACGACGTCGAGGTCGTGCCCGATGGCCTGGCGAAGATGGGCAAGTGGGCGCCGCGGTTCCGGTCGATCCAGGGACGGCGCTACGACTTCGACGGCAGCGAGTTCTACTGGCAGTACCGGGTGGCCGAGCGCCTCGGCATCCCCATTCCCTTCGCGCCGAGCGGATTCGACGAGTCGGGGTACAAGGAGATGAACTCCGGCTGCTTCGAGGGGATGTTCATCCACCGCGATGTCGTCGGGCAGATCGGCCTGCCGGACCCCCGGTTCTTCATCTACTGGGACGATCAGACGTACGGCTGGCTCGCGTCGCGGGTGACGACGTCGGTGATCGTCGACGAGTTCGTGCTGCGCCGCACTCGCGAGATCAAGCAGTGGGACATGGGCATCCGCCACATGAACGCGTCGAGCGACGCCTACCGGTACTACATCATGCGTAACCGCGCGCACATCAAGCAGTACTACCGGGCGCTCGGGGTCTACCACCCCGTCTCGTTCGCGCTCGGCACGGCGCTGACCTTCGGCAAGGAGGTCATCCGGTTGCTGTTCGTCGAGCGGAAGGCGCGCGGCATGTCGAACCTGTTCCGCGGCCTGCGCGACGGCGGCACCATCGCCCGCGACCGCGACTGGAAGCCGATGCCGGCGCTGGTGCCGGCGGGCACGTAA
- a CDS encoding IS1634 family transposase, with protein MGWFVRKVRTASGATAVQIASKTRGVRTIVEHLGSAHDDEQLAVLVAIARERIAELAGHVPFDLDGLGATPPATTAPTVTGSRSRLLWDVLEDAYARLGFDAVGNDTFKKLVLARVVEPTSKADTLRVWDELGVPGAPSLSTVWRTLARSVEQDWRSKIAAAAYAHATRSGPLTVVLYDVTTLYFEAEREDKLRKVGMSKERRVDPQILVGLLVDQGGFPLEVHEFAGNRGETLTLLPVLDQFRERHSATEVVVVADAGMLSAANLNRLEDAGFGFIVGSRTSSAPYDLAEHYATVGNIVTDGETVETTRTMGAGVNARERRVVWQYSHKRKIRDNITLNKQIERAEQIAAGTRPAKKDRFVTLGTKPGVNWARVEKAREYIGLKGYVTNLSTATASAAEIVAAYHDLFQVEATFRMAKTDLRARPMFASTADSIHAHLTVVFCALAISRHLYKTTGVTVRRIVRALRPLRDVTITIDGHELTATTPPTGEAADIIAALRPGVGH; from the coding sequence GTGGGGTGGTTCGTGCGGAAGGTGCGCACCGCGTCGGGTGCGACGGCGGTGCAGATCGCGTCGAAGACCCGTGGTGTGCGGACGATCGTGGAGCACCTCGGCTCCGCGCACGACGATGAGCAGCTCGCGGTGCTGGTCGCGATCGCGCGGGAGCGGATCGCGGAGCTGGCCGGGCATGTCCCGTTCGATCTGGACGGGCTGGGCGCGACGCCGCCGGCCACGACCGCGCCGACGGTGACCGGGTCGAGGTCCAGGTTGTTGTGGGATGTCCTCGAGGACGCCTACGCCCGTCTCGGGTTCGACGCGGTCGGCAACGACACATTCAAGAAGCTGGTCCTGGCCCGCGTCGTCGAGCCGACCAGCAAGGCGGACACGCTGCGGGTGTGGGACGAGCTCGGTGTCCCGGGTGCGCCGTCGCTGTCGACCGTGTGGCGGACCCTCGCCCGCAGCGTTGAGCAGGACTGGCGGTCGAAGATCGCCGCCGCAGCCTACGCGCATGCGACCCGATCTGGCCCGCTCACCGTCGTGCTCTACGACGTCACCACCCTCTACTTCGAGGCGGAGCGTGAAGACAAGCTCCGCAAGGTCGGGATGAGCAAAGAGCGCCGCGTCGACCCGCAGATCCTCGTCGGCCTCCTCGTGGACCAGGGCGGGTTCCCCCTCGAAGTCCACGAGTTCGCGGGCAACAGGGGCGAGACTCTCACCCTGCTGCCCGTCCTCGACCAGTTCCGCGAACGTCACTCCGCGACCGAGGTCGTGGTCGTCGCGGACGCCGGCATGCTGTCCGCAGCGAACCTGAACCGGCTGGAGGACGCCGGGTTCGGTTTCATCGTCGGCTCCCGCACCTCCTCCGCGCCATACGATCTCGCCGAGCACTACGCGACCGTCGGGAACATCGTCACCGATGGGGAGACGGTCGAGACCACCCGAACCATGGGTGCGGGTGTGAACGCGCGGGAGCGGCGAGTGGTGTGGCAGTACTCCCACAAGCGGAAGATCCGCGACAACATCACGTTGAACAAGCAGATCGAACGCGCCGAGCAGATCGCTGCCGGCACCCGCCCGGCGAAGAAGGACCGGTTCGTCACCCTCGGCACCAAGCCCGGCGTGAACTGGGCAAGAGTCGAGAAGGCCCGCGAATACATCGGCCTCAAGGGGTACGTCACCAACCTCAGCACCGCGACGGCTTCCGCTGCAGAGATCGTGGCGGCCTACCATGACCTGTTCCAGGTCGAGGCGACGTTCCGGATGGCAAAGACCGACCTGCGGGCGAGGCCGATGTTCGCGTCGACCGCGGACTCGATCCACGCGCACCTCACCGTCGTGTTCTGCGCTCTCGCGATCAGCCGGCACCTCTACAAGACCACCGGCGTGACGGTCCGCCGTATCGTCCGCGCGCTGCGCCCGCTGCGTGACGTCACGATCACCATCGACGGACACGAACTCACCGCGACCACCCCGCCAACGGGGGAAGCCGCCGACATCATCGCCGCACTCCGGCCGGGCGTGGGGCACTAA
- a CDS encoding S-layer homology domain-containing protein, whose product MSEYYDNVTDYNSARLVDVTTANATGVDALLTRGRSISGTVSLPDGIDPGWRRGIYVVASNNDGGFGSASVDPTTGRYTIAGLSAGKYVLQFAVNAVYEEGTQFTPNLVSEYYPDSLTRDGATAVDVTMTDAAGVDAFLAEGTAISGVVSLPEGAPSELLREVHVSAVGADGQSIGGGSTIDPATGAYTLERLPAGEHRIWFSASGYWNGAAYSQPRLASEYYDNSRTVDAATPVSTRDGDVANIDVELDYGARLAGSIDITALQNAVPDDVPSYGTYLMSDDGLTMYSGWGGDISEDSYSFDFAGLAPGTYRIAVTSSTWDETSSQSTPWSAQYLRNGDESTFTVKTGEELTEMTLTARPVNARISGTMTTAGFSQSPIDNVLGSALFYERIGDQWVRLPDDGARFDANQNGTTSFALAVPAGTYTVGFESDFATTGTDTREQWWDKRGSLGEATPISLSSGGVHANTDGSITPAGYAEPSTPRLFTDMPGHSFEKEVNWLAGKGITQGWEVSPGRHEFRPNAEILRGEMATFLYRLAGEPSYVPPNVSPFLDVSTDFVFYKQIAWLASTGISRGWETPGGVEFRPFAATSRDVMAAFLHRYYRPPSLATTISPFTDVTGSTVFANEILWLASEGISTGWDTGHGCHEYRPFQNG is encoded by the coding sequence GTGTCCGAGTACTACGACAACGTCACCGACTACAACTCCGCGCGACTGGTGGACGTCACTACGGCGAACGCGACCGGGGTCGACGCACTCCTTACTCGAGGACGTTCGATTTCCGGCACAGTCTCGCTCCCTGATGGCATTGACCCTGGTTGGCGGCGAGGGATCTATGTAGTCGCATCCAACAACGATGGCGGCTTTGGCAGCGCCTCCGTGGACCCGACGACAGGTCGGTACACGATTGCTGGCCTGTCGGCGGGTAAGTACGTGCTCCAGTTCGCCGTAAATGCCGTCTACGAGGAAGGAACACAGTTCACCCCCAACCTCGTCTCGGAGTATTACCCGGATTCGTTGACTCGCGACGGAGCGACAGCCGTAGATGTGACGATGACCGATGCGGCGGGAGTGGACGCGTTTCTGGCGGAGGGGACGGCAATCTCGGGCGTCGTCTCCCTTCCAGAGGGCGCCCCTTCAGAGTTGCTCCGGGAGGTTCATGTTTCTGCGGTCGGGGCAGACGGTCAATCAATCGGAGGTGGTTCAACCATCGATCCTGCGACTGGGGCCTACACGCTCGAGAGGCTTCCCGCTGGTGAGCATCGAATCTGGTTCTCCGCGAGTGGGTACTGGAACGGCGCCGCATACTCACAGCCTCGGCTCGCCTCTGAGTACTACGACAACTCCAGAACCGTAGATGCCGCCACCCCGGTATCCACCCGAGATGGCGACGTAGCCAACATCGATGTGGAGCTCGATTACGGAGCTCGCCTGGCTGGCTCGATCGATATCACCGCCCTGCAGAACGCGGTCCCGGACGATGTACCGAGCTACGGCACCTACCTGATGAGCGACGACGGTCTCACCATGTACTCCGGTTGGGGCGGCGATATCTCCGAGGACAGCTACAGCTTCGACTTCGCAGGTCTCGCACCGGGCACTTACCGCATCGCTGTCACCAGCTCGACCTGGGATGAGACGAGTAGTCAGAGCACTCCGTGGTCGGCGCAGTACCTCCGCAACGGTGATGAAAGCACGTTCACAGTCAAGACTGGCGAGGAACTCACGGAAATGACGCTGACGGCGCGCCCCGTCAACGCCAGGATCTCCGGCACGATGACCACCGCAGGCTTCAGCCAGTCGCCGATTGATAACGTACTGGGCAGCGCGCTCTTCTACGAGCGGATCGGCGACCAGTGGGTTCGCCTCCCTGACGATGGCGCCCGCTTCGACGCGAATCAGAACGGTACCACCTCGTTCGCGCTCGCAGTCCCTGCCGGAACCTACACGGTCGGCTTCGAGAGCGACTTTGCGACCACGGGGACCGACACGCGTGAGCAGTGGTGGGATAAACGGGGATCACTCGGCGAGGCAACCCCGATTTCTCTCTCATCTGGCGGCGTGCATGCCAACACCGACGGCAGCATCACGCCGGCTGGCTACGCCGAGCCCTCTACCCCTCGACTGTTCACTGACATGCCCGGACACTCGTTCGAGAAGGAAGTGAACTGGCTCGCGGGCAAGGGGATCACGCAAGGGTGGGAGGTCTCTCCCGGGCGACACGAGTTTCGTCCCAACGCAGAGATACTCCGCGGAGAGATGGCAACCTTCCTGTACCGTCTAGCTGGCGAACCGTCTTACGTTCCTCCGAACGTTTCGCCGTTCCTGGATGTGTCCACGGACTTCGTTTTTTACAAGCAGATCGCGTGGCTGGCGAGCACGGGCATCTCCCGGGGATGGGAGACGCCCGGTGGCGTGGAGTTCCGCCCGTTCGCCGCGACCTCGCGCGACGTGATGGCGGCGTTCCTGCATCGCTACTACCGGCCCCCGAGTCTCGCCACAACAATCAGTCCCTTCACCGATGTGACGGGGTCGACCGTGTTCGCGAATGAGATCCTGTGGTTGGCGTCTGAAGGCATCTCCACCGGCTGGGACACTGGCCACGGCTGCCATGAGTATCGTCCGTTCCAGAATGGGTGA
- a CDS encoding ABC transporter ATP-binding protein yields the protein MGSDIAIRVDGLGVRFRRNRRGRRSLKDLFAGSTRRNRPGEFWALRGVSFDVTHGEAIGVVGRNGQGKSTLLKLVAGVLLPDEGGVDVRGGVAPLIEITGGFVGDLTVRENVRLTAGLHGMSKAEVSRRFDDIIAFAEIADFVDMPYKHLSNGMKVRLAFSVVSQLDEPILLVDEVLAVGDKAFREKCYRRIDELLAEGRTLFFVSHNEKDLRRFCTRGLYLDKGALRLDASISDVLDAYNADYNG from the coding sequence ATGGGCTCCGACATCGCCATTCGCGTCGATGGGCTCGGCGTCCGCTTCCGCCGCAACCGGCGCGGCCGACGGAGTCTCAAGGACCTGTTCGCGGGCTCGACGCGCCGCAATCGCCCGGGGGAGTTCTGGGCACTCCGTGGCGTCAGCTTCGACGTCACGCACGGCGAAGCGATCGGGGTGGTCGGCCGTAACGGCCAGGGCAAGTCCACGTTGCTCAAGCTCGTCGCCGGTGTTCTGCTCCCCGACGAAGGCGGCGTCGACGTGCGCGGGGGAGTGGCGCCGCTTATCGAAATCACCGGTGGGTTCGTCGGCGACCTCACGGTGCGCGAGAACGTCCGTCTCACGGCCGGGCTGCACGGGATGTCCAAGGCCGAGGTTTCGCGTCGCTTCGACGACATCATCGCCTTCGCCGAGATCGCCGATTTCGTCGACATGCCCTACAAGCACCTCTCCAACGGCATGAAGGTGCGGCTGGCGTTCTCCGTCGTGTCGCAGCTCGACGAGCCGATCCTTCTCGTCGACGAGGTGCTCGCCGTCGGCGACAAGGCATTCCGCGAGAAGTGCTACCGCCGCATCGACGAACTGCTCGCCGAAGGCCGCACCCTCTTCTTCGTCAGCCATAACGAGAAGGACCTGCGCCGCTTCTGCACGCGCGGTCTGTATCTCGACAAGGGCGCGCTGAGGCTGGATGCCTCGATCAGCGACGTCCTCGACGCGTACAACGCGGACTACAACGGCTGA
- a CDS encoding ABC transporter permease, producing MTTAVVGAPGSARRYLHSLWLLSARDLRVRYATSALGYLWSVLDPLVMSIIYWFVFTQVFQRGDIGAQPYIVFLISGLLPWVWFNSAVTDFTRAFNKDARLVRSTAIPRSIWVNRIVFSKGVEFLFSLPVLALFAIFAGATVGWGLLLLPIAVLLQVILLVGLGLLVAPLCVLWSDLERTTRLILRALFYATPIIYGVADLPGVFRDLAVFNPLAGIFTLYRVGLFPQEWDTLAVGVGAAMSVGILALGILVFRRLESAVMKEL from the coding sequence GTGACCACCGCCGTCGTCGGCGCTCCAGGCTCGGCCCGGCGCTACCTCCACTCGCTGTGGTTGCTGTCGGCCCGTGACCTGCGGGTCCGCTACGCGACGAGCGCGCTCGGATACCTCTGGTCGGTGCTCGATCCGCTCGTGATGAGCATCATCTACTGGTTCGTCTTCACGCAGGTGTTCCAGCGCGGCGATATCGGAGCGCAGCCGTACATCGTGTTCCTCATCTCCGGACTCCTCCCATGGGTGTGGTTCAACTCCGCCGTCACCGACTTCACACGCGCCTTCAACAAAGACGCCCGCCTCGTCCGGTCGACGGCGATCCCGCGCTCGATCTGGGTCAACCGCATCGTCTTCAGCAAAGGCGTCGAATTCCTCTTCTCGCTCCCGGTGCTCGCGCTCTTCGCGATCTTCGCCGGCGCCACCGTTGGCTGGGGGCTGCTGCTTCTTCCGATCGCCGTTCTCCTGCAGGTCATCCTGCTCGTGGGGCTCGGCCTGCTCGTCGCTCCCCTCTGCGTGCTCTGGAGCGACCTTGAGCGCACGACGCGCCTCATCCTCCGCGCCCTCTTCTACGCCACTCCGATCATCTACGGCGTCGCCGACCTTCCCGGCGTTTTCCGCGATCTCGCGGTCTTCAATCCCCTTGCCGGCATCTTCACGCTCTATCGGGTCGGGCTGTTCCCGCAGGAGTGGGACACGCTCGCTGTGGGCGTCGGGGCCGCCATGAGCGTCGGCATCCTGGCCCTCGGCATCCTCGTCTTCCGCCGCCTCGAGTCCGCCGTGATGAAGGAGCTGTGA
- the rfbA gene encoding glucose-1-phosphate thymidylyltransferase RfbA gives MKGIILAGGSGTRLHPVTLGVSKQLIPVYDKPMVYYPLSTLMLAGIDDILVITTPHDAPFFERLLGDGSQFGIRLSFAQQPSPDGLAQAFTIGADFIGDEKVALVLGDNLLYGPSLGRQLKQYADVDGGAIFAYWVSEPTAYGVVEFDSTGRAVSLEEKPSQPKSNYAVPGLYFYDNDVIEIARGLQPSPRGEYEITDINRAYLDRGKLRVEVLPRGTAWLDTGTFDQMTDAAEYVRTMQRRTGMSIGVPEEVAWRQGFLTDDGLRERAETLVKSGYGSYLLNVLERGL, from the coding sequence GTGAAAGGCATCATCCTCGCCGGCGGTTCGGGCACGCGATTGCATCCGGTCACCCTAGGCGTCTCGAAGCAACTCATCCCGGTGTACGACAAACCGATGGTCTACTACCCGCTGTCGACGCTCATGCTCGCGGGCATCGACGACATCCTCGTCATCACGACACCGCATGATGCGCCGTTCTTCGAACGACTTCTGGGGGATGGCTCGCAGTTCGGAATCCGGCTGTCATTCGCCCAGCAGCCGTCACCAGATGGCCTCGCCCAGGCGTTCACCATCGGTGCTGACTTCATCGGGGACGAGAAGGTCGCGCTGGTCTTGGGGGACAACCTGCTATACGGACCGAGCCTGGGCCGCCAGCTCAAGCAGTACGCCGATGTCGACGGCGGCGCCATCTTCGCCTACTGGGTCAGTGAGCCGACCGCATATGGCGTGGTCGAGTTCGACAGCACCGGACGCGCGGTCTCGCTCGAGGAGAAGCCGTCTCAACCCAAGAGCAACTATGCGGTCCCCGGTCTCTACTTCTACGACAACGATGTCATCGAGATCGCGCGCGGCCTGCAGCCGAGCCCGCGCGGGGAGTACGAGATCACCGACATCAACCGGGCGTACCTTGATCGCGGCAAACTGCGGGTGGAGGTACTTCCCCGCGGCACGGCGTGGCTCGATACCGGGACCTTCGACCAGATGACGGATGCCGCGGAGTACGTACGCACGATGCAGCGACGCACCGGCATGTCGATTGGCGTGCCCGAGGAAGTCGCATGGCGTCAGGGCTTCCTCACCGACGACGGATTGCGCGAACGCGCCGAGACGCTCGTCAAGTCCGGCTACGGCTCCTATCTGCTCAATGTCCTGGAGAGAGGCCTCTGA